A window of the Saccharomyces eubayanus strain FM1318 chromosome II, whole genome shotgun sequence genome harbors these coding sequences:
- the HED1 gene encoding Hed1p — protein sequence MQQRLSKRSCTTAVPTPAESVSAGKKPCAEEAPARRNKRSITTPSNVNINVVERKLFNLELERQHHRVRDLTKSKQNGSFIAENTDPDANRITQEQKQNTTVKEPTRKQPLSSRKKSPPRKNKSLKDLIYETNKTLYQVDSNKVKYKVGLSKKQLSSPKAENNQA from the coding sequence ATGCAACAAAGATTGAGCAAGAGAAGCTGTACTACTGCAGTGCCAACACCAGCAGAATCCGTTAGTGCCGGAAAGAAGCCGTGTGCTGAAGAGGCACCTGctagaagaaacaaaaggtCAATTACGACCCCATCTAATGTCAATATCAATGttgttgaaagaaaactgtTTAATTTGGAGTTAGAAAGGCAACATCACCGTGTTAGGGATTTGACCAAGAGCAAACAAAACGGAAGTTTTATTGCTGAAAATACTGATCCGGATGCAAATAGAATAACGCAAgaacagaaacaaaatacaaCGGTTAAAGAGCCTACTAGAAAACAGCCACTatcttcaagaaagaagagccCACCcagaaagaacaagagcTTAAAAGACTTGATATATGAGACAAACAAGACACTCTATCAAGTGGATTCCAACAAGGTTAAATACAAAGTAGGCCTATCCAAAAAACAGCTCTCATCGCCAAAAGCAGAAAATAACCAAGCTTAA
- the DAD1 gene encoding Dad1p: MLRQRSGEGEKRVAIYRLIMASTSSEENKTMSTTDEFFIEQRNIVLQEINETMSSILNGLNGLNISLESSIAVGREFQSVSDLWKTFYDGLESISDEVPIDEQSTLPQTKTTTK, translated from the coding sequence ATGTTAAGACAAAGGAGTGGTGAAGGGGAGAAGCGTGTGGCAATATATCGGTTAATTATGGCTAGTACGTCTAGtgaggaaaacaaaacaatgtCGACCACTGACGAATTTTTCATAGAACAAAGGAATATAGTGTTGCAAGAGATCAATGAGACGATGAGTTCAATCCTAAACGGTTTAAATGGTCTGAATATTTCCTTGGAAAGTTCAATCGCTGTGGGGAGAGAATTTCAGTCCGTTTCGGATTTGTGGAAGACATTTTATGACGGGCTGGAAAGTATATCTGATGAAGTGCCCATTGACGAGCAATCTACTTTACCTCAAACGAAGACAACGACTAAATGA
- the KCS1 gene encoding inositol polyphosphate kinase KCS1, with protein sequence MNTSDKNHDKKPNTSREQLQPLHQKESEECIKTLKDLNVPETKKLSSVLHGRKASTYLRIFRDDECLADNNNSTDNNNNEKSSSYAGKKPRSKSSSKPISEALRPSNKKTYSDALSSSLSLSSSILSHHEKPAIQHNEHVAQGDNINTINEGVQVSDEDVGKQQSHQQQVIHQQTFPKTSQDIDDGSISPKSTYQNTLHGLSEDLTLKPVSSATYYPHKSKADSGYEERDKMENDIDTIQPSTIGFVPSIXTLPRTYNRHTFRVKTHSALSQSLKQENINNRGINQNAQQSESVQQGEPNRKQIKPPAQNSKDEQEEEEEEDEHREYPLAVELKPFTNRVGGHTAIFRFSKRAVCKALVNRENRWYENIELSHKELLQFMPRYIGVLNVRQHFQSKDDFLNDLDEGDNNNNNNSNNNIKSNIYRNGNDDAPINAEPTGTPLTHIHSFPLENSSRQMLENTLPETESVQPHVKRSLSSSNQPSLLPEVVLNDNRHIIPESLWYKYSNSPNSAPNDSYFSSSSSHNSCSLDDHGNMNKLKRRDSGSTMINTELRNLVIREVFAPKCFRRKRNSNTISTGKHNSHTDSNPPSHLQKSRASSHDASNTSLKTLDDSSSLANLDLQTGNSNSGSSPHGPLLKKSLHEKISNALESSHSVMDLKQFHKNEQMRHKDSFCNTLSPILTASNSRDDSEFSSSPNHANNTQEGVFDMDEDTGNDTIKIDSHDQCGAPDNNMIIKSLGYNVSNDYSHHDIESVTFEETSHTIVSKFILLEDLTRNMNKPCAFDLKMGTRQYGVDAKRTKQLSQRAKCLKTTSRRLGVRVCGLKVWNKDYYITRDKYFGRRVKVGWQFARVLARFLYDGEAIESIIRQIPRLIKQLDTLYSEILNLKGYRLYGASLLLMYDGDANKANYKKKNGARVKVNLIDFARSVTKEDTMECLDKFRIPPKSPNLEDKGFLRGIKSLKFYLLLIWNYLTADSPLIFDETEMTDMINDETDSNNTSSSAGPKTKFSGKWDWLDEFDREDEEMYNDPNSKLRQKWRKYELIFDAEPRYNDDGEVSD encoded by the coding sequence ATGAATACTTCTGACAAAAATCATGATAAAAAACCTAATACGTCGAGAGAACAACTGCAACCCTTGCACCAAAAAGAGTCCGAAGAATGCATAAAAACGCTAAAAGATCTTAATGTGCCAGAGACGAAGAAACTTTCTTCGGTCTTGCATGGTAGAAAAGCAAGTACGTACTTGAGAATTTTCAGAGATGATGAATGTTTAGCcgataacaacaacagtaccgataataataacaatgaGAAATCTTCGTCTTACGCGGGCAAAAAGCCAAGGTCAAAATCGTCTTCCAAACCGATATCAGAAGCATTACGGCCctcaaacaaaaaaacatactCAGACGctttgtcttcatcattgtcattgtcaTCTTCAATTCTATCACACCACGAGAAACCGGCAATACAGCACAACGAGCACGTGGCGCAGGGCGATAATATTAACACGATCAATGAGGGGGTTCAAGTCTCTGATGAGGATGTTGGGAAACAACAATCGCACCAACAGCAGGTGATACATCAACAAACCTTTCCAAAAACAAGCCAAGATATAGATGACGGATCCATCTCACCTAAATCCACTTACCAGAATACTCTACACGGACTATCAGAGGATTTAACACTGAAACCTGTCTCTTCTGCAACGTACTACCCTCATAAAAGTAAAGCTGATTCTGGTTATGAAGAAAGGGataaaatggaaaatgATATCGACACCATTCAACCTTCCACCATAGGTTTCGTGCCTAGCATARCAACACTACCCAGGACATACAATAGGCACACCTTTAGAGTCAAGACTCATTCGGCCTTGTCACAGTCCTTGAAGCAagaaaacatcaacaaTCGTGGCATTAATCAAAATGCTCAACAATCTGAATCTGTGCAGCAAGGCGAACcaaacagaaaacaaatcaaacCTCCTGCACAGAATAGCAAAGATGAGcaggaggaagaagaggaggaagatgagCATAGGGAATACCCATTAGCAGTAGAGCTAAAGCCATTTACAAATAGAGTTGGAGGCCACACTGCCATATTTAGATTTTCGAAGAGAGCCGTTTGTAAGGCACTAGTGAATAGAGAAAATAGATGGTATGAAAATATAGAATTAAGTCACAAAGAACTGTTGCAATTTATGCCACGTTATATCGGTGTCCTGAATGTTAGACAACATTTTCAGTCAAaagatgattttttgaatgatttaGATGAGGGagataacaataacaataacaatagcaataacAACATAAAAAGTAATATTTATCGCAATGGAAATGACGATGCCCCAATTAACGCAGAACCAACAGGGACTCCCTTGACCCACATACATTCTTTTCCCTTGGAAAACTCATCGAGACAAATGCTTGAAAACACGCTTCCTGAGACGGAATCGGTTCAACCACATGTCAAGAGATCTCTTTCGAGTTCTAACCAACCTTCTCTACTGCCTGAAGTTGTTTTGAATGATAACAGACATATCATCCCAGAATCCTTGTGGTACAAATATTCCAATTCTCCCAATTCAGCGCCAAACGATTcttacttttcttcttcttcttcccaTAACTCATGTTCCTTAGATGATCATGGCAATATGAACAAATTAAAAAGACGCGACTCTGGATCTACAATGATAAATACAGAATTGAGAAATCTAGTAATTAGGGAAGTATTTGCACCAAAATGCttcagaagaaaaagaaattctaACACAATTTCCACAGGAAAACACAATTCGCACACAGATTCAAACCCACCTTCTCACCTGCAAAAATCGCGAGCTTCATCGCATGATGCCTCGAATACATCCCTAAAGACTCTCGATGATTCATCGTCATTAGCGAACTTAGATTTACAAACTGGCAATTCTAATTCCGGTTCAAGTCCACATGGCCCACTGCTAAAAAAGTCGCttcatgaaaaaatatccaatGCATTAGAAAGCTCGCATTCAGTTATGGATTTGAAGCAATTTCATAAGAACGAACAAATGAGACACAAGGATTCATTTTGCAACACTTTGTCGCCCATTTTGACTGCATCTAATTCGAGAGATGATAGCGAGTTCAGCTCTTCTCCTAATCATGCCAACAACACACAAGAAGGTGTATTTGATATGGATGAAGATACGGGGAATGACACGATAAAGATAGATAGCCATGACCAGTGTGGCGCCCCTGATAATAACATGATTATAAAATCATTGGGTTATAACGTTTCAAACGACTACAGCCATCATGACATTGAATCAGTCACATTCGAGGAAACATCCCACACCATTGTCTCTAAATTCATTTTATTAGAAGATTTAACAAGAAACATGAACAAACCGTGTGCATTCGATCTAAAGATGGGTACAAGGCAATACGGTGTAGATGCTAAGAGGACCAAACAGCTATCACAGCGTGCCAAATGTCTAAAGACTACGTCCAGAAGATTAGGCGTTAGAGTCTGTGGCCTAAAAGTTTGGAATAAAGATTATTATATCACCAGAGACAAGTATTTCGGTAGAAGAGTTAAGGTTGGTTGGCAGTTTGCAAGAGTTCTTGCACGATTCTTATATGACGGTGAGGCAATTGAAAGTATAATTAGGCAAATTCCAAGGCTAATCAAACAATTAGATACTCTGTATTCTGAAATTCTCAATTTAAAAGGTTACAGATTATACGGTGCATCTTTACTACTAATGTATGACGGCGATGCCAACAAGGCAAACtataagaagaagaacggCGCTCGTGTGAAAGTTAACTTAATCGACTTTGCACGTTCTGTAACCAAAGAAGATACAATGGAATGCCTGGATAAATTCCGCATACCACCAAAATCACCGAATCTAGAAGACAAAGGATTCTTAAGAGGTATAAAGAGCTTGAAGTTTTATCTGTTACTAATATGGAATTATCTGACAGCTGATTCGCCATtaatttttgatgaaacAGAAATGACTGATATGATTAATGATGAGACAGATTCGAATAATACTTCTTCCTCTGCGGGTCCCAAAACCAAATTTAGTGGGAAATGGGATTGGCTGGACGAATTTGACCGAGAAGATGAGGAAATGTATAATGATCCAAATAGCAAACTAAGACAAAAATGGAGGAAATACGAATTGATTTTTGATGCTGAACCAAGATataatgatgatggtgaagTTAGTGATTAA
- the MLG1 gene encoding putative acyltransferase: MLHSSGDMKQTQTQQYHDIYHKTNNAVIKVLQRAFIICFFLLGSLSIVIFQVCLHLLLPWSKIRLQNGMNQSKKAFIVLLCLILNMVAPSSLNVTFETSQSSKSSSPSANSRFKFKDKAIIMANHQMYADWIYLWWLSFVSDLGGNVFIILKKTLKYVPILGFGMQNFKFIFLNRNWQRDETTLTDSLVSMDLNARCKGPLSNYKACYSETNASIAAYNLIMFPEGTNISPNTRERSEAYRQRARLHHVHLRHVLLPHAKGLKFALEKLAPSLDAIYDVTIGYFPVLKTEYAGTKFTLKKILLMGIYPERIAFHIREFEINEIPLQDDEVFFNWLLDVWKDKDELLENYYNSGQFKSLNENKNPSAVVVKQTDGFQHDALAPRILSYYGMLAFLVFLFAMKRLSELPVS, translated from the coding sequence ATGCTTCACAGCTCAGGAGATATGAAGCAAACACAAACACAACAGTATCATGACATTTATCACAAGACTAATAATGCCGTTATCAAGGTGTTACAGAGAGCGTTTATCAtatgtttctttcttttgggaTCTTTGAGTATCGTAATCTTCCAGGTTTGTTTGCATTTGCTTCTACCCTGGAGTAAGATCAGATTACAGAATGGCATGAACCAGAGCAAGAAAGCGTTCATCGTTTTGCTGTGCTTGATTTTAAACATGGTGGCTCCCTCCTCTTTGAATGTCACTTTCGAAACATCACAATCATCGAAGAGTTCCTCACCTAGCGCCAATTCGcgtttcaaattcaaagataaGGCCATTATCATGGCTAACCATCAGATGTATGCAGATTGGATATATCTCTGGTGGCTTTCATTTGTCTCAGACCTAGGTGGTAATGtctttatcattttaaagaaaactttaaaataCGTCCCGATATTGGGGTTTGGCATGcaaaacttcaaattcatATTCTTAAATAGAAACTGGCAAAGGGATGAAACAACCCTAACTGATAGTTTAGTTTCCATGGACCTGAATGCAAGGTGCAAGGGGCCCCTATCGAATTATAAGGCTTGCTACTCCGAGACAAATGCATCCATTGCAGCCTATAATTTAATAATGTTTCCTGAGGGTACGAACATAAGCCCCAATACGAGAGAAAGAAGCGAAGCATACCGTCAAAGAGCCCGCTTGCACCACGTTCACTTGAGACATGTTTTGCTACCACATGCTAAAGGGTTGAAATTTGCACTAGAAAAGCTGGCTCCTAGTTTAGATGCTATCTACGATGTCACCATTGGTTATTTTCCGGTCCTGAAGACTGAATACGCTGGCACCAAATTTactctaaaaaaaattcttttgatGGGTATATACCCTGAGAGAATAGCTTTCCATATAAGAGAATTTGAGATCAACGAGATCCCCTTGCAAGATGACGaggttttcttcaattggttACTGGATGTGTGGAAGGATAAGGACGAATTACTTGAAAACTACTACAATTCAGGCCAGTTCAAGAGCCTCAACGAAAATAAGAACCCGTCCGCTGTCGTTGTTAAGCAAACAGACGGATTCCAACACGATGCGCTAGCACCCCGGATCCTTTCCTACTACGGTATGCTGGCTTTCCTTGTGTTCCTATTTGCGATGAAAAGGCTCTCCGAGCTACCAGTAAGCTAG
- the GCV1 gene encoding glycine decarboxylase subunit T, whose protein sequence is MSTFKSLVFKRFNSNLKKTALHDLHVSLGGTMVPYAGYSMPVLYKGQTHIESHNWTRTNAGLFDVSHMLQSKLSGPHSIKFLQHVTPTDFNALPVGHGTLSVLLNPEGGVVDDTIVTKENQDNEFYIVTNAGCAKRDTEFLRGELQNNPALDCQWKIIEGRSLLALQGPKAKDVLEPLLEKTAKGKTLKELFFGQRDEFALKDGTLVQIARGGYTGEDGFEISVPDEKAVEFAEQLLANPVMKAIGLAARDSLRMEAGMCLYGHELDETITPVEAGLNWVISKSRRNLTNEKDRFNGYAKIMDQLNNKTYNRIRVAFKYLKKGPAARNGVKIFLPDAQTEVGLVTSGSASPSLNNINVGQGYVEKGHHKRGTELLVQVRNKFYPIELAKMPLVPTHYYKN, encoded by the coding sequence ATGTCCACGTTCAAAAGTCTCGTGTTCAAGAGATTCAACTCaaatctgaagaaaacgGCCCTACATGATCTTCATGTGTCGCTAGGCGGTACGATGGTGCCATATGCAGGCTATAGCATGCCCGTACTATATAAGGGACAGACCCATATCGAATCGCATAATTGGACGAGAACTAATGCTGGTTTATTCGATGTGTCTCACATGCTACAGAGTAAATTATCGGGTCCACATTCCATTAAGTTTCTACAGCATGTTACACCTACTGATTTCAATGCTTTGCCTGTTGGTCACGGGACTCTGAGTGTTCTTTTGAACCCAGAGGGTGGTGTCGTGGATGATACCATTGTCACTAAGGAAAACCAAGACAATGAATTTTACATCGTGACTAATGCTGGCTGTGCAAAGAGGGACACCGAGTTCCTTCGTGGGGAGTTGCAAAACAACCCCGCATTGGACTGTCAAtggaaaattattgaaggCAGATCTCTCTTGGCGTTACAAGGCCCCAAGGCTAAAGATGTCTTGGAACCACTATTGGAAAAAACGGCTAAGGGcaaaactttgaaagagttgTTCTTTGGACAAAGAGACGAATTTGCATTGAAGGATGGTACTTTGGTCCAGATTGCTAGAGGTGGGTACACTGGGGAAGACGGATTTGAAATCAGTGTGCCCGATGAGAAGGCTGTTGAGTTTGCTGAACAGCTTCTAGCGAACCCCGTAATGAAGGCTATCGGGCTAGCCGCTAGAGACAGTTTGAGAATGGAAGCCGGCATGTGCTTATACGGCCATGAATTAGATGAAACTATTACACCTGTAGAAGCAGGATTGAACTGGGTGATTTCCAAGTCAAGAAGGAACCTAACGAATGAAAAGGACCGGTTCAACGGATACGCAAAGATAATGGATCAGTTAAACAACAAGACGTATAACAGGATACGAGTTGCGTTCAAATACTTAAAGAAGGGCCCTGCTGCCAGAAACGGTGTCAAGATTTTCTTGCCCGATGCTCAAACCGAAGTCGGTCTTGTCACATCAGGGAGTGCATCCCCCAGTTTAAACAACATCAATGTTGGTCAAGGGTATGTGGAGAAGGGYCACCACAAACGGGGTACAGAGTTGCTGGTTCAAGTGAGAAACAAGTTTTACCCAATCGAACTTGCGAAAATGCCTCTTGTGCCTACACACTACTACAAAAACTAG
- the DAS2 gene encoding putative uridine kinase DAS2, producing the protein MNKQAVEERRIVISIGGGHATGVGAIAVELQNTFKNLFNSINIRVINLDKMIEGDVKSYNNGDYDFDNILNLVYEKHAITSQNDVIQHDYEDPIDLIIVCGCYALYDKRINAISQLKVFLDSDADKRLISLIKKNKVDTNEQLAQLITEYMDHLRPEMQQYIEPTRVFADLIIPSTNENLGRAILVDGIVKTIEETRSQMGEANNANSKVRPRLWDFEAETMDLEKDRYYDLS; encoded by the coding sequence ATGAATAAACAAGCTGTTGAAGAGAGAAGAATTGTAATTTCGATTGGCGGGGGGCATGCTACTGGTGTGGGAGCAATCGCAGTGGAGCTACAAAACACTTTTAAGAACCTCTTTAATTCTATTAATATAAGAGTAATAAACCTGGACAAAATGATAGAGGGAGATGTCAAGAGCTACAATAACGGCGACTATGATTTTGACAACATTCTTAACCTAGTATATGAAAAGCATGCTATAACTTCGCAAAATGACGTGATACAGCATGACTACGAGGACCCAATAGATTTAATAATAGTCTGTGGATGCTATGCTTTATACGATAAACGAATCAATGCAATCTCCCAATTGAAGGTATTCTTGGATAGTGATGCGGATAAAAGATTAATCAGtttgatcaaaaaaaataaagtgGATACCAATGAGCAACTGGCTCAATTGATCACGGAGTACATGGACCACCTGCGCCCGGAGATGCAGCAATACATAGAACCAACCAGAGTCTTTGCAGATCTGATCATTCCTTCCACAAATGAAAACCTGGGCCGCGCTATTCTTGTTGACGGTATAGTGAAGACAATCGAGGAGACGAGAAGCCAAATGGGTGAAGCCAACAATGCAAACAGCAAGGTACGTCCACGTTTATGGGATTTTGAAGCAGAGACAATGGACTTAGAAAAGGATAGATACTACGATCTGTCGTGA
- the FAL1 gene encoding ATP-dependent RNA helicase FAL1 — protein sequence MSFNREEDQKLKFKTSKKLKVTSTFESMDLKEDLLRGIYSYGFEAPSSIQSRAITQIISGKDVIAQAQSGTGKTATFTIGLLQAIDLRKKDLQALILSPTRELANQIGQVVTNLGDYMNVNAFAMTGGKTLKDDLKKLQKNGCQVVSGTPGRVLDMIKRQMLQTRNVQVLILDEADELLSETLGFKQQIYDIFAKLPKNCQVVVVSATMNKDILEVTRKFMNDPVKILVKRDEISLEGIKQYVVNVDKEDWKFDTLCDIYDSLTITQCVIFCNTKKKVDWLSQRLTQSNFAVVSMHGDMKQEERDKVMNDFRTGHSRVLISTDVWARGIDVQQVSLVINYDLPEIIENYIHRIGRSGRFGRKGVAINFITKADSAKLREIEQFYVIKIKPMPANFAELS from the coding sequence ATGTCGTTTAACagagaagaagatcaaaagttgaaattcaaaacatccaagaaattaaagGTGACTTCGACTTTTGAAAGCATGGATTTAAAGGAAGATTTACTTCGAGGTATATATTCATACGGGTTTGAAGCACCATCCTCTATCCAATCGAGAGCCATCACACAGATTATCTCTGGTAAAGATGTTATTGCACAAGCACAATCAGGTACAGGTAAGACAGCAACCTTCACTATTGGCCTTTTACAAGCTATTgatttaagaaaaaaggatttgCAAGCACTGATACTGTCTCCTACACGCGAATTAGCAAACCAAATTGGACAAGTAGTGACAAATTTAGGCGATTATATGAATGTCAACGCATTTGCAATGACAGGTGGTAAGACCTTGAAAGATGACTTGAAGAAActccaaaaaaatggcTGCCAAGTTGTCAGCGGTACACCAGGAAGAGTATTAGACATGATAAAAAGGCAAATGTtgcaaacaagaaatgTCCAGGTATTAATCTTGGACGAAGCTGATGAATTGCTGAGCGAAACTTTGGGTTTCAAACAGCAgatatatgatatttttgctAAATTGCCTAAGAATTGCCaagttgttgttgtaagTGCGACAATGAATAAAGACATTTTAGAAGTGACCAGAAAATTCATGAATGATCCTGTTAAAATCTTAGTGAAGAGAGATGAAATATCTCTTGAAGGTATCAAACAATATGTCGTTAATgttgataaagaagacTGGAAATTCGATACCTTGTGTGATATATACGACTCTTTGACCATCACACAGTGTGTAATATTCTGTAAtacgaagaaaaaggttGATTGGTTATCGCAGCGTCTAACTCAATCTAACTTTGCTGTGGTTTCAATGCACGGGGATatgaaacaagaagagaGAGATAAAGTTATGAACGATTTTAGAACTGGTCATTCTCGTGTGTTGATATCCACTGATGTTTGGGCACGTGGTATTGATGTTCAGCAAGTTTCTTTGGTCATCAACTATGATTTGCCtgaaataatagaaaattaCATTCATCGTATTGGTAGAAGTGGTAGATTTGGCAGAAAAGGTGTGGCTATAAACTTCATCACCAAAGCTGATTCAGCAAAGCTAAGGGAAATTGAACAGTTTTACGTTATCAAAATAAAACCAATGCCAGCAAACTTTGCGGAATTATCATGA
- the ATG31 gene encoding Atg31p, with translation MNITVTVYDKNVKHKLEENKANDKRTSNNDLPTYNNESKGADGSDCAMFPTNIKCLFEDSEGDPADLSGTALTAGIDKEEDEPENVIIVQLNESGSLEDVTLVSDQYELLSHRVSSPGLEENQLRTLVSHNSDDKLNDDGEGVSIDSDKLGMDLDLELDVISQFCDLSPSVRELSLNDLIKLYVTQNEQLQMVSNSI, from the coding sequence ATGAATATCACTGTAACTGTTTATGATAAAAACGTCAAGCACAaattagaagaaaataaagccAATGACAAGAGAACAAGCAACAATGATCTGCCAACATACAATAATGAATCTAAGGGCGCTGACGGAAGTGATTGTGCCATGTTTCCGACTAACATAAAGTGCTTATTTGAAGATAGTGAAGGGGACCCTGCAGACCTAAGCGGTACTGCTTTAACAGCAGGGATAGATAAGGAGGAGGATGAACCAGAGAATGTCATTATTGTTCAGTTAAACGAATCAGGATCTCTGGAAGATGTCACGCTGGTCAGTGATCAATACGAACTTCTATCTCACAGAGTAAGCAGCCCTGGATTGGAGGAGAATCAGTTAAGAACGCTTGTATCGCATAATAGTGACGATAAACTAAATGATGATGGGGAAGGCGTTAGTATTGACAGCGATAAACTAGGAATGGACTTGGATTTAGAACTTGACGTAATTTCACAGTTCTGTGACCTATCTCCTTCTGTTCGAGAGTTAAGCTTAAATGACTTGATTAAACTCTACGTCACACAAAATGAACAATTACAAATGGTTTCCAACTCTATATGA
- the SES1 gene encoding serine--tRNA ligase SES1: MLDINQFIEEKGGNPELIRQSQKARSASVEIVDEIIADYKDWVKTRFELDELNKKFNKVQKDIGLKFKNKEDASELLAEKEELTQLKKKLTEKEQEEDNGLKKKIFQVGNIVHPSVVISNDEENNELVRTWKPEELETVGPIASVTGKPASLSHHEILLRLDGYDPDRGVKISGHRGYFLRNYGVFLNQALINYGLHFLAAKGYIPLQAPVMMNKEVMAKTAQLSQFDEELYKVIDGDDEKYLIATSEQPISAYHSGEWFEKPQEQLPIHYAGYSSCFRREAGSHGKDAWGIFRVHAFEKIEQFVITEPEKSWEEFEKMISYSEEFYKSLKLPYRIVGIVSGELNNAAAKKYDLEAWFPYQKEYKELVSCSNCTDYQSRNLEIRCGIKKMGDREKKYVHCLNSTLAATQRALCCVLENYQTEDGLVVPEVLRKYIPGEPEFLPFINELPKNSTSSKDKKKKN; this comes from the coding sequence atgttgGACATTAACCAATTTATCGAAGAAAAGGGAGGTAACCCAGAGCTAATCAGACAATCTCAAAAGGCTAGAAGTGCCAGTGTCGAAATCGTTGATGAAATCATCGCTGATTACAAAGATTGGGTCAAAACAAGATTCGAATTGGATGaattaaacaagaaattcaaCAAGGTTCAAAAGGACATCGGtttgaaattcaagaacaaagaagacGCTTCTGAATTGTTAGccgaaaaggaagagtTGACCCAgctcaaaaagaaattaactgaaaaggaacaagaagaagataatggcttgaagaaaaagatcttCCAAGTCGGAAACATCGTTCACCCATCCGTTGTTATTTCcaacgatgaagaaaacaatgaattGGTTCGTACTTGGAAACCGGAAGAATTAGAGACTGTCGGCCCAATCGCTTCTGTAACTGGCAAGCCAGCCAGCTTGTCTCACCATGAAATCTTGTTGAGATTGGACGGATATGATCCAGATCGTGGTGTGAAGATCTCTGGTCACAGAGGTTACTTCTTGAGAAACTATGGTGTTTTCTTAAACCAAGCTTTAATCAACTATGGTTTACATTTCCTAGCTGCTAAGGGCTACATCCCATTACAAGCGCCAGTTATGATGAACAAAGAAGTTATGGCCAAGACTGCCCAATTATCTcaatttgatgaagaattatACAAAGTCATTGAcggtgatgatgaaaaatatttgatcGCTACTTCTGAACAACCTATTTCCGCTTACCACAGTGGTGAATGGTTTGAAAAGCCACAAGAGCAATTGCCAATCCATTACGCTGGTTACTCTTCTTGTTTCCGTAGAGAAGCTGGTTCCCATGGTAAGGACGCTTGGGGTATCTTCAGAGTTCatgcttttgaaaaaattgaacaatttGTCATAACCGAACCTGAAAAATCTTGGGAAGAGTTTGAAAAGATGATCTCTTACTCTGAAGAATTCTACAAGTCATTAAAGTTGCCATACCGTATCGTTGGTATTGTCTCTGGTGAATTAAACAATGCCGCAGCCAAGAAGTACGATTTGGAAGCTTGGTTCCCATACCAAAAGGAGTACAAAGAACTGGTCTCTTGTTCAAACTGTACTGACTACCAATCCAGAAACTTGGAAATCAGATGTGgtataaagaaaatgggtgacagagaaaagaaatacgTCCATTGTTTGAACTCTACCTTGGCTGCTACCCAAAGAGCTTTGTGTTGTGTTCTAGAAAACTACCAAACTGAAGATGGTTTAGTTGTTCCAGAAGTCTTGAGAAAGTACATTCCAGGTGAACCAGAATTCTTGCCATTTATCAACGAGCTCCCAAAGAACTCTACTTCTAGtaaagacaagaaaaagaaaaattag